The region TGTGAAAAACAGTTGTATCAACTATTGTTATAACAGGTACAGAGCTCCAGAAATTCTACTCAAGTTCACCTCATACAGCTCACCCATTGACATCTGGGCAGTGGGGTGCATCATGGCGGAGTTGTACACATTTCGGCCATTGTTTCCCGGCAACAGTGAAGTGGATGAGATCTTTAAAATCTGCCAGGTGTTAGGAACTTTGAAGAAGGTGAGTCAACACACAAGGAGCTTATTTAACatcttatttaacatttaaaactCACTGCGCAAGCAGCATAGCCTTACTCAGTGGCATAGATCTCTACATTTCTAAATCTAAAATAAGCATCAAATTATCCCCTTTACTTTGACCATccatgcaaacttttttttttctgtgagcaAAATAGCCCAGGGTTCAAGAGTTTAACTTTGATTTGCAAGATGATCAATGATATTGATTGTTGTGTTTTGATCGTGTCTTTCATCACATTAGGCTGAATGGCCCGAGGGCTACATTATAGCCAGCTCGATGAACTTTCGCTTCCCAAAATGTATCCCAACCTGCCTCAGCTCTCTGATTCCCAATGCTAGCAATGAAGCGATCACACTGATGAAAGACATGCTGCAATGGGATCCAAAGAAAAGGCCAAGTGCTGCTCAGGTACATAGAATGTATTGATTCATTACTTTTAAAACAGGAAGCTGCAAACAAAACTAGTTgaaattttttaatcatttacattctgcactgttggatcttacgAGGTTCttagtagagcttcaaaatgcaaaaataagaaatggaagagagacaaaaaaactGGGAATAAGAAATTTATTCAACAACCACTGAACTGAAATAGGCTGAGGATGTTATTACATTTTGTGAACAAAATCCTGTGCTCAACATGGTTTGTATTTTTCAGGCTCTGCAGTATCCATACTTCTATGTGGGTCAGGCACTCTGTGACCCACTCAAGTATTCAAAGCAGCACAAAGTCCAGGCAACGATGGTCAAAGACACTGTGGAGGCAAACGCTTTGTCTTTGTGTAAGACAAGCAAGTCGGAGCCGAGAAAGACCCAAACGGAGTCACAAACCTGTAGCCAGTCTCTCCATCAGCCCCATCAGCCCCTTCAGCCTATCCAACTGTCCCAGCAGGtggacacacaacaacaaacatgtccCAGCATGCTGTCGGAGGAACAGCATGAACCACTCAGTTTGGTTAAAAATAAGCAACTGATGGCGGTATGTATCACTAAATGCGTACTCACACTCGGCCAATCGTACCGTGCTAAAGCCTCAAGCACATCTAAAGCATGGCATCTGACATTATTggaacacacatgcatgcatgcacgaaAGAACaccattaaaaataacatacatagaCTCAATCAAATCTAAAAGTCAAACCCACAGCCTGGGCTATATTTGTGACTCTatgacatcatttaaaaaataatttctaagTAATTAACAACAGCTGCCACCTTAtacaaaatacatcattagaaCGACTTGAGATATGACTGGATAgaatccacaaagtcagggaAATTGCAGTAACACAGCATGATAAATGTTAATGGGAGAAGCGAATGGATAGGCCAGTAGGCACCAGGGGCCTACGTCCGGCGTTGTGAGTACAGTTGAATGGCAACATGATTTTAAAGAACTAATTCCCCCCTTTCCTAAAAAATGAAAGACAACAAAAGAAGCAGCCACCGGGACAGAGAACAGTGTTACCAGAGTGAGGGCTGGACGAAGACGATGGGGCCAAATGTCTATCAAGTCCGTCGACAGTTGGGACACTTCTGATGATGCAGACGTTGGAGTTTCCATTTCCAAAAAACCAACAATGAATTCTCTGAGGGACGGAAACTTTGATGTGCCCAGCAGTTGGTATGTACTATTTGATTCACTGTTATATTTTAGTATCTCTTGAAGACTTAAAAGAAAAATGGACTGCTGATTAGTTTTCCAGCGTCCAGGACACCCACGCCATTAAAACCAACAAGCAGCAATGGATTGGACAGAGGTGACTCCATACCACTGTCACCTAAGCAACACTATCTGCGGCAGTCCAGATATCTACCAGGTGAGAAATCATCTCAACAACAACTCAGCACTCGAATGATGacaagcgatatagaaaatggatggatggacattgtaAAGTTTTCTATTAGCAAAACAACAGAGCAAAATAGTGCATTCTCTCTTGATGCTTTTTTCAGGCATTGACCCAAAAAGCGGCTCCTCAACGGGCAACCAAGCAGTCAGCAGAAGCCTGTGGCAGCTCTTGGGTTTAGCTCacgaacaggaagtggagctgCCTCTTATTAAAGGTCAGTCTGAGAACTGTTCACtctcaaaaaaaacaattatggaTAACTATTATGCTCTTGAGGACAAGGTAAAAGGAAGCAAGTCTTTAAGTGTGCacatataacattttaaaattatttgtggCTAAATACCTTATGTTCTTTCCAGATTCCTTCATGTCCAAGACAAATATTTCACCTTGTGAGAAGTCAGAAACAAGAGATACTAAACAGATGACACAGATCGGAGGCCCCTGTGCTGGTATGCCACATCAACACACGTCAAtacttattattacttattataagTCAACATAATGTCTCCTGGCATTAAATGTCTAAAAAGTGTCCTGTTCATACCTTCAACTGCTCCAACAGACTTTCCATCAACTTGTTTAGTTGATCTGTCTTCTTCCGCTGATCTTAAGATTGACTCAAAAATCAAACTGTCCAAGAGCGGGATCTTCTCTAATAAAGGTAAATACAATATACAAGGGATATACTCGGGATGTAATGTTACATGTATTTGTAATCAGATTTTTCAGTACGTAGCCTTGGTTTCAGTATAGAGACATACCAATTTTCCACACGGTACACACTCAGTGAGGCACAGGAAGTGTACCTCGTGTTAAGCATTTGCTCAGTAAACAAATACAGCGACTCATCATGCCTAGTGGTACTGCTAAAGAGAAAACCGTTACCGTTGCACTTGTCTGCATCATTGCACTTTCCTAAAAAGAAATGGCggaaaccaggggtgtccaaagtgctttAAGGGGGCATTTTCAGCCCACGGTTTTAGTTTTTATTGTCCCTCGTCATACTGtaaaaatgataatgataaatgaGATATAGGCATATATTAGGAATTTCACTAGTTAGTGTAGTGGTACATGTTGCTGAGCAGGTTCAACATTGGAACTGTCCAGTGCCGGTTCCAAGCCCGGGAAAATGAGAGGTTTGTGTCAGGAAGGGGATCTGACATCAGGCCAGATTTGAAAAGGACTGCCTATGTTTTAGGGTGGCTCCACCCAGAGTGCATATCTGTAACAAAAATGCATAGTCATAGACTTAGAGGGGGCGAGAAGAATTGGATCACTTGAAGCTTTCCCACCATACGCACATGGATAAATAGTGtacattttttagttttaaataATCCAAGCTGTTACAATAATCAACCTTTCCTGATCTCCAGAGATCCAGAAAGACCATGATGACTTCAGATCTCCTCAAGTCCCATGTACAAGTACAAGCTTCTCAGGAATGAATACATTCTCCAGAAACACTACCATCCCACCAGTACATGGACGAGTAGACTGGACTGCTAAATATGGAGGCAATCGATAGACACATGTCTTGACCATTTGTGGTCATTCTCATTGTCACGCAAATTGAGCCTCTGTCGATGGACATGGTCTATGTAAGCGCTGCTCCTGTATGGATCCAAAGTCCTGATCTGAACCAGCCACTGTGACAGCTGAGTAACAAGACTTTTTTCATGGAGTGGTGATGCATTACAGCGTATTGGGTACCATATAAGTACATGTATAGTggttacacattttttaaaatgcggAAGTTAACTTCAAATGTCTCACTAGATACTAATGCAGTGGCTCCAAAAACCTTTAGTCCAATATCCCTTCAGACATCTCACAATGTGTACTTGAGGGTGCAAATGTTGACTGTGTAGTGCTTTCTTAATTCCATCAATCATTGATCTTGGAGATCAATAAAGTATCTATGATTAATGGCGTTGCAGACTTACTGCAGATATAGAATTACTTTCCCTCACAATGAGCTATTCCTCAACTGCCATTATTTTACGTTACTCCCTCTCATTCCCTTCAGTGTTTCAAAATCCTGAGTAAGGAAAGTCGCTATTGACTGCCCTAGAAGTCATGAGAAGCCACTCAATTAAGTAATggcctaatttgcataattggttcATTTCCTGTGTGGATATGAATCATCAAGTGGATGTACGGTACATCTCACATTTGCCGACTTCTCAAATTTCGAATCAACATTTGAATTCAAAGTGACTGTTATAACACATTGTTTACTTCCAGGCCCAACAACTCCCCGTttctctttaattaccattgtTTGCTAAGGATGAAGGAAGTTAACAAGATAATGGGTCAGTAAGAGTTGAGGTTGCTAACGTGTTGGCAGAAAATTGCATGACATGCTTTCAACCTTGATGAAACTCTACAATAAAGGACCAAGATGGTGTTACATAGGAATGTAGTGATTATATTCCATATATTCCAGTCTGAGGGACAATATGTACTTTCAAATCAGTCTCCAAATACACCTCAAACAGTCGCTAGATTTGGTAATGGTcgctttattttaaaaagtcaccATGGGGCTTTTGAATACTTGCAAAACTCGATAAGTTGGCAACTCTGCTCCCCTACCACCACGTAGCCAAGATAGTGACTAATGAGGGTGATGAGCgttaaatcactccacactcaatattttggccattttgtgtgagtgtgaacaCATTAAAGTGTAAGTACACTTCAGCAGACTACACTACTGTAGACTACTGTAACGGCCTCACTAAACGAGCTGTAAAACAGCTACAGTACATCCaaaatgctgctgctcgagtcctgactagaactAGGAAATATGACCATCGTAGTCCAATACTCTGCACTCTGTCTCTGCACTGGCTTCCTGTCAACTTTAAAACAGATCTGCTTGTGTACAAGTCACCTCATGGTCTTGTGccaatttacattttacacgGCGAGGCTGCGTTTTGGTTTTATGCTGCCAGAATTTTGTCTTCCAGAAATTTAATTGCTCCCTttgataaaaagacaaaaaacaaaaaaagacaaacaaaaagacTCTTCCCAGTAAAAAATATAGCTTGATTGCTGCTGTCCTCATTGCTCAGTAGTCAatttaaactaaagtaaacatcTAAACATCTAAGTAAATATCTAATCACATATCATGgttaacaaaaatgaaaatcgGGAATTAATAGCTTGATGTAATGACCTCTGCATCATCacagtgaatgtttttttggagtGTAAATATTCTGTCCTTCCAGAAAGTCTTCCACCAGTTTGTTGAATTCTTCAGCAAATCTCAGATGAAGATTGTGTTTTCCCTCTGGCATCAGATGTAATCTAAATTTAGGACATAACAATTAGCACATTTGGCATAATTCTTATATTACacatgggaaaaaaagaaaaattggtGCCTGATTTTGGACCAGATTCTTGGTACATTGACTGTGATCAAGTTTTTAGGTTTTTTCCTCAAGCAGCTCCTGTTTTGTTGCCACATTACTAGTTTGAAATTGTTTTACTAATCAAACAGGCAATAATAACAACTTGTTGACCACTTGTGCTTGTATGAATAAATGAGATCACTAATGAAAGCTgatgaagaaaaacatttacagaattttttttgaatCAGTGACTATAATTTACCTAAAAAAACATCTCACATCCAAATTCACTAAATACATAAGTTTGACTAATAAGTTCGCCCCCTTACAAATATATGAACAGTGCAGAATAATATGGTGGGTTTATTGTTAGCACAGAGAGATAGAATGTAAAACAATGCAGAAAGAAAATTAAggtgataaatgaatttgtgAAAGTATTT is a window of Doryrhamphus excisus isolate RoL2022-K1 chromosome 5, RoL_Dexc_1.0, whole genome shotgun sequence DNA encoding:
- the LOC131129124 gene encoding serine/threonine-protein kinase MAK-like isoform X2: MKENLYQLMNERNYAMFSENEIRNIMFQVLSGLAFMHKHGYFHRDMKPENLLCMGPELVKIADFGLAREIRSQPPYTDYVSTRWYRAPEILLKFTSYSSPIDIWAVGCIMAELYTFRPLFPGNSEVDEIFKICQVLGTLKKAEWPEGYIIASSMNFRFPKCIPTCLSSLIPNASNEAITLMKDMLQWDPKKRPSAAQALQYPYFYVGQALCDPLKYSKQHKVQATMVKDTVEANALSLCKTSKSEPRKTQTESQTCSQSLHQPHQPLQPIQLSQQVDTQQQTCPSMLSEEQHEPLSLVKNKQLMATTKEAATGTENSVTRVRAGRRRWGQMSIKSVDSWDTSDDADVGVSISKKPTMNSLRDGNFDVPSSCFPASRTPTPLKPTSSNGLDRGDSIPLSPKQHYLRQSRYLPGIDPKSGSSTGNQAVSRSLWQLLGLAHEQEVELPLIKDSFMSKTNISPCEKSETRDTKQMTQIGGPCADFPSTCLVDLSSSADLKIDSKIKLSKSGIFSNKEIQKDHDDFRSPQVPCTSTSFSGMNTFSRNTTIPPVHGRVDWTAKYGGNR
- the LOC131129124 gene encoding serine/threonine-protein kinase MAK-like isoform X1, encoding MNRYAMLKQLGDGTYGSVLLGRSNETGELVAIKRMKRKFYSWEECMNLRELKSLKKLNHPNVIKLKEVIRENDNLFFVFEYMKENLYQLMNERNYAMFSENEIRNIMFQVLSGLAFMHKHGYFHRDMKPENLLCMGPELVKIADFGLAREIRSQPPYTDYVSTRWYRAPEILLKFTSYSSPIDIWAVGCIMAELYTFRPLFPGNSEVDEIFKICQVLGTLKKAEWPEGYIIASSMNFRFPKCIPTCLSSLIPNASNEAITLMKDMLQWDPKKRPSAAQALQYPYFYVGQALCDPLKYSKQHKVQATMVKDTVEANALSLCKTSKSEPRKTQTESQTCSQSLHQPHQPLQPIQLSQQVDTQQQTCPSMLSEEQHEPLSLVKNKQLMATTKEAATGTENSVTRVRAGRRRWGQMSIKSVDSWDTSDDADVGVSISKKPTMNSLRDGNFDVPSSCFPASRTPTPLKPTSSNGLDRGDSIPLSPKQHYLRQSRYLPGIDPKSGSSTGNQAVSRSLWQLLGLAHEQEVELPLIKDSFMSKTNISPCEKSETRDTKQMTQIGGPCADFPSTCLVDLSSSADLKIDSKIKLSKSGIFSNKEIQKDHDDFRSPQVPCTSTSFSGMNTFSRNTTIPPVHGRVDWTAKYGGNR